The following proteins are encoded in a genomic region of Roseinatronobacter sp. S2:
- a CDS encoding sulfite exporter TauE/SafE family protein — MIADPVLLAQLTALLVVIGALAGVVAGLLGVGGGIVLVPAFFYLFTALGYGGAQVMQVCLATSLATIIVTSARSVQSHHKRGAVEWPILRGWALGIAIGAIFGVLTAAMLRSVVLQGIFGVLGVLIGLWFAFGRADFRLADRMPTGPLKGAISSTIGFLSVLMGIGGGSFGVPLMTLYGVPIHRAVATAAGFGILIAVPSVLSFLFVPIADAPPLTIGAVNVPAFAIVVIMTTMTAPLGARLAHAMDPKPLKLVFAVFIILMALNMLRKALGF, encoded by the coding sequence ATGATTGCCGACCCTGTGCTGCTGGCACAGTTGACGGCGCTGCTGGTTGTGATTGGCGCGCTTGCGGGGGTTGTCGCGGGGCTGCTGGGGGTTGGCGGCGGTATCGTTCTGGTGCCCGCGTTTTTCTATCTGTTCACCGCGCTGGGCTATGGTGGTGCGCAGGTGATGCAGGTGTGTCTGGCGACATCGCTTGCCACGATCATTGTCACATCTGCGCGGTCGGTCCAAAGCCACCATAAGCGCGGCGCTGTGGAATGGCCCATTTTGCGGGGGTGGGCGCTGGGCATCGCGATTGGTGCCATTTTCGGCGTGCTGACGGCTGCGATGCTGCGTTCGGTGGTGTTGCAGGGCATATTCGGTGTGCTGGGTGTGCTGATCGGGCTGTGGTTTGCGTTTGGTCGCGCCGATTTCCGGCTGGCCGACCGCATGCCGACCGGCCCCCTGAAGGGCGCCATTTCCAGCACCATCGGGTTTTTATCGGTGCTTATGGGCATTGGCGGCGGGTCGTTCGGGGTGCCGCTGATGACGCTGTATGGTGTGCCCATTCATCGCGCGGTTGCGACGGCTGCCGGTTTCGGCATCTTGATTGCGGTGCCATCGGTGCTGTCGTTCCTGTTTGTGCCGATTGCGGATGCACCGCCGCTGACCATAGGCGCGGTCAACGTGCCCGCCTTCGCGATTGTCGTGATCATGACGACGATGACGGCCCCTTTGGGCGCCAGACTGGCCCATGCCATGGACCCCAAACCGTTGAAACTGGTTTTCGCAGTGTTCATCATTCTGATGGCGCTGAACATGCTGCGCAAGGCGCTGGGCTTTTAG
- a CDS encoding SufE family protein: MASPAFEDIAETFDFLDDWEDRYRHVIDLGRAMPALDDALKTPGTRVEGCASQVWIQPMLEGEGPQAKFDFLGDSDAMIVRGLIAVLHALYAGQTVSDVLKIDAQAELARLGLDEHLSSQRSNGVRAMVGRIRAVATEVAG, from the coding sequence ATGGCAAGCCCCGCATTCGAAGATATCGCCGAGACATTTGATTTTCTGGACGATTGGGAAGATCGCTATCGCCATGTGATCGACCTTGGCCGCGCCATGCCCGCCCTTGATGATGCGTTGAAAACGCCCGGAACCCGCGTCGAAGGGTGCGCCAGTCAGGTCTGGATTCAACCCATGCTGGAGGGCGAGGGGCCACAGGCAAAATTCGATTTTCTGGGTGACAGCGACGCGATGATCGTGCGCGGTCTGATCGCGGTGCTGCACGCGCTTTATGCGGGCCAAACCGTGTCGGATGTTCTGAAGATAGATGCACAGGCGGAACTGGCGCGGCTGGGGCTGGATGAGCATTTGTCGTCGCAGCGATCTAACGGGGTGCGCGCCATGGTGGGGCGCATTCGCGCGGTCGCCACCGAGGTGGCAGGATGA
- the rnd gene encoding ribonuclease D encodes MQLITTTTALAEFCAAARAAPYVTVDTEFLRERTYYAQLCLLQMALPGPDGPASGPAVLIDPLSDGLSLEPFYELLRDESTVKVLHAARQDLEIFYIDGGVLPTPLFDTQVAAMVCGFGDQVGYETLVRKLAKGQVDKTSRFTDWSRRPLSDAQLKYALADVTHLRVVYEKLAEKLQATGRGPWVAEELQTLSDPETYIQRPHEAWQRVRTRNDSGRFLAIVRELASFREAYAQGRNVPRSRVFKDDALLELASVKPTVPDDLGRTRLLMREARKGDIAKGILEAVARGMACNPEDLPQALAVRENMQVNPALADLLRVLLKAKADSTDVAAKLIASASDLDALAAGFRDIPALVGWRAEVFGTDALRLCSGEVGLAVKGDKVDVFEL; translated from the coding sequence ATGCAGCTTATTACAACGACGACGGCGCTTGCCGAATTCTGCGCGGCGGCGCGCGCAGCACCATATGTGACGGTCGATACCGAATTCCTGCGTGAACGCACCTATTATGCGCAGCTGTGCCTGCTGCAAATGGCCCTGCCGGGGCCGGACGGCCCGGCATCCGGCCCTGCGGTTTTGATCGACCCGCTTTCAGACGGGCTGTCGCTGGAGCCGTTTTACGAGCTATTGCGCGATGAAAGCACGGTCAAGGTGCTGCATGCCGCCCGTCAGGATCTGGAGATCTTTTATATTGATGGGGGCGTGCTGCCCACACCGTTGTTTGACACGCAGGTTGCGGCGATGGTGTGCGGGTTTGGCGATCAGGTGGGCTATGAAACACTGGTGCGCAAACTGGCCAAAGGGCAGGTCGACAAGACATCGCGTTTCACAGACTGGTCGCGCCGCCCGCTTTCGGACGCGCAGTTAAAATATGCGCTGGCAGATGTGACGCATCTTCGTGTGGTGTATGAAAAACTGGCGGAGAAGTTGCAGGCCACGGGGCGTGGCCCATGGGTGGCGGAAGAATTGCAGACACTTTCTGACCCCGAAACCTATATCCAGCGCCCGCATGAAGCGTGGCAGCGTGTGCGCACCCGAAATGATTCGGGGCGTTTTCTGGCAATCGTGCGGGAATTGGCAAGCTTTCGTGAAGCATATGCGCAGGGGCGCAATGTGCCGCGTTCGCGGGTGTTCAAGGATGATGCGCTGCTGGAGTTGGCCTCTGTCAAGCCGACGGTCCCTGATGATCTGGGGCGCACGCGATTGCTGATGCGAGAGGCGCGCAAAGGCGACATTGCAAAGGGCATTCTGGAGGCGGTCGCGCGCGGTATGGCCTGCAACCCCGAGGATTTGCCACAAGCGCTGGCCGTGCGCGAAAACATGCAGGTTAATCCGGCACTGGCCGATTTGCTGCGGGTGCTGCTGAAGGCGAAAGCCGACAGCACCGATGTTGCCGCCAAACTGATTGCATCCGCGTCTGATCTGGATGCGCTGGCGGCGGGGTTTCGCGACATTCCGGCGCTGGTCGGGTGGCGGGCGGAAGTGTTTGGAACCGATGCGCTGCGGCTTTGCAGTGGCGAGGTGGGACTTGCTGTCAAGGGGGACAAGGTCGACGTGTTCGAGTTGTGA
- a CDS encoding methyl-accepting chemotaxis protein: MLKNTKTATQIASGFSIVLVLIVALGLFSWQRLASMTDAVSDIESAMGITISAVGLGREVTEAGLALQEYRRTADPADAERTVIEMQQVRDVALLLADAGFDTALDMAVMKDRHLAELSAFVETYNQREVLKSGLQSLGIEHRRNLGRLVTLLEEREADTAAYLALRASESFLVTRVRVDRFIDGMPLSELDTATAPYEATLGFLSRLTASGLSADERALLGVTQRGLSEFWALADQIRDVEMSSRETLDAVLSTTTQVMSQLTRVLEEIRTAREALNASAHDLIDQTVFSILAGVAFAAVFGSIIAGSLSFSLSRRLSRLVQQTTRLANGELSVEITDAQGSGDIAQMGQALAVFKENAAARLQAEEEARRIEAAATEKQEHERRRQTRVVRDVEDALTRLAQGELTHTISSPANDPFPAEYEELRTAFNTVASNLADTMSRIVSVAEQVRGGSDEITSAAQDLSGRAETQAATLEQSAAALNELTESVRSTAELAKTAENVTRDNRMIAEEGTAIVRDAIAAMQKIEKSSDQITRIIGVIDDIAFQTNLLALNAGVEAARAGEAGRGFAVVASEVRGLAQRASDSAREIKGLISESAQQVEAGSSLVTRTGGSLEQILHKAKDVSDQASSIAIAAADQSSALGEINSGVNQLDQVTQHNAAVAEETNAAASSLQQQADILLGELSNFKFNRTSGSSAKVLKMPSSDTLLPAGGFQSKRGLGRQSDGSQARLLEF, translated from the coding sequence ATGTTGAAAAATACCAAAACAGCTACACAAATCGCCAGCGGCTTTTCTATTGTCCTGGTCCTGATCGTCGCACTTGGGCTATTTAGCTGGCAAAGGCTGGCATCAATGACAGATGCGGTCAGTGATATTGAATCCGCGATGGGCATTACAATATCTGCGGTCGGTCTGGGGCGAGAAGTCACAGAGGCAGGTCTGGCGCTGCAAGAATACAGGCGTACTGCGGACCCGGCCGATGCCGAACGAACCGTCATTGAAATGCAGCAGGTCCGCGACGTGGCCTTGTTGCTTGCAGATGCCGGCTTCGACACAGCCTTGGATATGGCTGTTATGAAAGACCGCCATCTTGCAGAGCTTTCGGCCTTTGTGGAGACCTACAACCAGCGCGAGGTGCTGAAATCCGGGTTGCAATCCCTGGGGATTGAACACCGCCGTAATCTGGGGCGCCTCGTGACTTTACTGGAAGAACGTGAGGCGGACACTGCGGCCTATCTCGCGCTGCGTGCCTCTGAGAGTTTTCTTGTAACACGGGTCCGTGTCGACAGATTCATCGATGGAATGCCGCTATCGGAACTGGACACGGCCACCGCACCATATGAGGCGACGCTCGGTTTCCTGTCTCGCCTGACAGCAAGTGGCTTGAGCGCTGATGAACGTGCGCTTCTGGGTGTTACCCAGCGGGGTCTTTCAGAATTCTGGGCGCTGGCAGATCAAATTCGTGATGTCGAAATGTCCAGCAGGGAAACTCTGGACGCTGTGCTTTCAACAACGACACAGGTCATGTCGCAGTTGACCCGCGTGCTGGAAGAAATCCGCACGGCGCGCGAAGCGCTGAATGCTTCCGCACACGATCTGATTGATCAGACCGTATTTTCAATTCTGGCAGGCGTGGCCTTCGCAGCTGTGTTTGGGTCAATAATCGCAGGGTCCTTGTCTTTCTCGTTGTCGCGCAGGCTGTCCAGACTTGTCCAGCAGACGACGCGACTTGCGAACGGGGAGCTGTCCGTGGAAATCACAGATGCCCAGGGTAGCGGTGATATCGCGCAAATGGGTCAAGCCCTCGCTGTGTTCAAGGAAAATGCCGCCGCCCGGCTTCAGGCAGAAGAAGAAGCGCGTCGGATCGAAGCCGCGGCAACTGAAAAACAGGAACATGAGCGGCGCCGCCAGACGCGTGTTGTTCGCGATGTGGAAGACGCATTGACGCGGTTGGCACAAGGCGAATTGACACATACCATTTCCAGCCCCGCCAATGACCCGTTTCCTGCAGAGTACGAAGAACTGCGCACCGCGTTCAATACTGTCGCCTCAAATCTGGCAGATACAATGTCGCGTATTGTGTCCGTCGCAGAGCAAGTTCGTGGTGGATCTGATGAGATCACGTCTGCCGCGCAGGATTTGTCGGGGCGTGCCGAAACGCAGGCTGCAACTCTCGAACAATCGGCTGCGGCGCTGAACGAGCTTACGGAAAGTGTTCGCTCGACCGCCGAGCTTGCAAAGACCGCTGAAAACGTGACGCGTGACAACCGGATGATCGCTGAAGAAGGGACAGCCATTGTTCGGGACGCGATTGCAGCCATGCAGAAGATCGAAAAATCCTCTGATCAAATTACCCGAATTATCGGGGTGATTGATGACATCGCGTTCCAGACAAATCTGTTGGCCCTGAACGCCGGCGTCGAAGCCGCACGCGCGGGAGAGGCTGGTCGTGGCTTTGCTGTGGTCGCCTCAGAAGTCCGCGGCCTTGCACAGCGTGCATCCGATTCCGCCAGGGAAATCAAAGGATTGATTTCTGAAAGCGCGCAACAAGTGGAAGCCGGTTCTTCGCTTGTCACAAGAACAGGGGGAAGTTTGGAGCAAATTCTACACAAGGCAAAGGATGTATCAGATCAGGCGTCTTCTATCGCAATTGCCGCTGCAGATCAGTCAAGTGCACTGGGAGAGATCAATTCAGGCGTGAACCAACTGGACCAGGTAACACAGCACAATGCCGCCGTGGCGGAAGAAACCAATGCCGCTGCCAGTTCGTTACAGCAGCAAGCGGATATTTTGTTGGGCGAGTTGTCCAACTTCAAATTCAACAGAACTTCGGGTTCGTCGGCCAAGGTGTTGAAAATGCCATCAAGTGACACCCTGCTGCCTGCTGGTGGTTTCCAGTCCAAACGGGGCTTGGGTCGACAGTCTGACGGATCGCAAGCCAGACTTCTTGAGTTTTGA
- a CDS encoding methyl-accepting chemotaxis protein codes for MATLNPAPEMLVAIRKHGAFGICLLLWGMVAQAVFIAWALAVPSTYILLCMTALAGVVTFEYKRNPAGESVQLTSAAALAIGVALLVAQFSEHPWQPDMHMQFFAALAVLGIYCNWRAIVLYTGLVAVHHLTLTLVLPAAVLPGGTDIGRVLLHAAILLVEAVALVIIAELIRRALSRATCEARKARAASDEAEALRLHQAELAEQVAAEKAAEAARQKRVVQELEAGLLRLSEGNLKATIDSPDNDPFPAEYESIRQAYNQTLLLQDDLMVRVDLVAGSVRSEAVEIERAAQQLFERAQAQTASLRDGRIALQRVIELVDSSQADSRAATDESRESESQATAGRSIMQDAVEAMRAIEESSEQISRIIGVIEDIAFQTNLLALNAGVEAARAGDAGRGFAVVAAEVRGLAERASGSAREIRALIAQGSGHVSNGAGLVRRTTDALSGIVERASEVRRLMDGISAASTDQLAGLHRTDTVMDQAESINAQTQDAAQDARAVAVSIGKQADELVATLQSYLTTPDRMDWSGIEHPAASTKVDSEIRFSRSG; via the coding sequence ATGGCGACACTCAACCCGGCGCCCGAAATGCTCGTCGCGATCCGCAAGCATGGCGCATTTGGAATCTGCCTGTTGCTATGGGGGATGGTTGCACAGGCCGTGTTCATCGCATGGGCACTTGCCGTTCCGTCAACATATATCCTGTTGTGCATGACGGCATTGGCGGGTGTCGTGACATTTGAATACAAACGAAACCCCGCTGGCGAAAGCGTGCAACTGACATCCGCCGCAGCACTTGCGATCGGCGTTGCGCTATTGGTGGCGCAGTTTTCCGAACACCCGTGGCAGCCAGACATGCATATGCAGTTCTTTGCCGCATTGGCCGTGCTTGGGATTTACTGCAACTGGCGCGCTATCGTCCTTTATACGGGGCTGGTTGCCGTGCATCACCTGACGTTGACGCTCGTGCTGCCCGCCGCCGTTTTGCCCGGGGGGACTGACATTGGGCGCGTGTTGCTGCACGCTGCCATCTTGCTTGTCGAAGCTGTCGCGCTGGTGATCATCGCGGAATTAATTCGCCGTGCCTTGTCGCGGGCAACATGCGAGGCCCGGAAAGCCCGGGCCGCCAGCGATGAAGCAGAAGCATTGCGTCTTCATCAAGCAGAGCTGGCAGAACAGGTCGCAGCAGAAAAAGCCGCAGAGGCAGCCCGTCAAAAGCGTGTCGTTCAAGAGTTGGAGGCTGGATTGTTGCGTTTGTCAGAAGGAAATCTGAAGGCCACCATCGACAGCCCGGATAATGATCCATTCCCGGCCGAATATGAAAGTATTCGTCAAGCTTATAACCAGACTTTGCTGTTGCAGGATGATCTTATGGTTCGTGTGGACCTTGTCGCAGGCTCTGTCAGGTCCGAAGCAGTTGAAATTGAACGCGCGGCGCAGCAACTGTTCGAGCGGGCACAAGCCCAGACTGCCAGTCTGCGCGATGGCCGTATCGCCTTGCAGCGTGTGATTGAACTTGTGGATTCCAGCCAGGCTGACTCCCGCGCGGCAACGGATGAAAGCCGCGAAAGCGAAAGTCAGGCCACAGCGGGACGCAGCATCATGCAAGATGCTGTAGAAGCCATGCGCGCGATTGAAGAAAGTTCCGAACAAATATCACGAATCATCGGCGTGATTGAAGATATTGCCTTCCAGACCAATCTTCTTGCGCTGAATGCGGGCGTCGAGGCGGCCCGCGCGGGTGATGCCGGACGCGGTTTTGCCGTTGTTGCAGCCGAAGTGCGCGGCCTGGCCGAACGTGCTTCCGGGTCTGCCCGGGAAATTCGCGCGCTCATTGCGCAAGGGTCCGGCCATGTCAGCAACGGTGCAGGACTTGTCCGCCGCACGACTGACGCCTTGTCCGGTATCGTCGAGCGTGCCTCTGAAGTTCGCAGGCTTATGGATGGCATCAGTGCCGCATCTACCGATCAACTGGCAGGATTGCACCGGACAGATACTGTAATGGATCAGGCGGAATCCATCAATGCGCAGACACAAGACGCCGCGCAGGATGCGCGCGCTGTGGCCGTCAGTATCGGCAAGCAGGCAGATGAACTGGTGGCCACTTTGCAATCCTACCTGACAACGCCGGATCGGATGGATTGGTCCGGTATCGAACATCCTGCAGCATCTACCAAAGTTGATTCCGAAATACGTTTCTCCAGAAGTGGGTGA
- a CDS encoding chemotaxis protein CheD yields MTTSRPKVIHIVQGEHRISEQPDVVITTVLGSCVSACIFDPERGIGGMNHFLLPDPVSGSGDIRFAAAAMETLINGLLRQGALRNRMQAKLFGGARMMPSLPDIGRRNADAAHRILQNDGIRVVSGDLCGHEARRVRFWPTSGRVQVQLLGNDAPPPVEKLSRPLSGDVELF; encoded by the coding sequence ATGACCACCTCCCGGCCCAAGGTTATTCATATTGTCCAGGGGGAGCATCGGATATCCGAGCAACCGGACGTTGTTATCACGACAGTTCTTGGTTCATGCGTGTCCGCATGCATCTTTGATCCCGAGCGTGGGATCGGTGGGATGAATCATTTCCTGTTGCCTGATCCGGTGTCGGGATCGGGTGACATCCGTTTTGCCGCCGCAGCAATGGAAACGCTGATCAACGGATTGCTGCGGCAAGGCGCGCTGCGCAATCGTATGCAGGCCAAGCTGTTCGGTGGTGCAAGAATGATGCCTTCACTGCCCGACATAGGCCGGCGCAATGCGGATGCGGCGCACAGGATACTTCAAAATGACGGTATTCGCGTGGTGAGTGGTGATCTGTGTGGTCATGAAGCCCGGCGGGTGCGTTTCTGGCCAACTTCGGGGCGTGTGCAGGTTCAGCTTCTTGGAAATGATGCGCCGCCCCCTGTTGAAAAGCTTTCGCGCCCGCTGTCCGGCGACGTCGAGCTGTTCTGA
- a CDS encoding CheB methylesterase domain-containing protein yields MTDPVILIADPNRTRRKLLMSLCADVGMVAVAEAGTLGETYQLAEQHMPKRVAIAADFTRTSEFSALLDMLKMISADLVVYGEGAAATSSTLFRLDDHAAAVRLVAVLSAGLGAARQPPPRIQAAPTPPALGGPPQNRLLLIGASTGGITALETILSAFPEDCPPTLVVQHIRPGFAEGLIRRLNETVRPNVVAAGHGVPLRKGCVHIAAGNDRHLGVVQRGGFMTRLIDGNAVSGHCPSVDVLFEHGAMLAGDVAISAAILTGMGADGAAGMRSLRAAGAYTVAQDKGSSVVWGMPRVAVELGGVVDVLPLAFIGKALLRDHSRAAYRQGRALS; encoded by the coding sequence GTGACTGACCCGGTTATCCTTATCGCGGACCCGAATCGCACCCGACGAAAATTGCTGATGTCGCTATGTGCTGATGTCGGTATGGTTGCTGTTGCCGAAGCTGGCACCTTGGGCGAGACGTATCAGCTTGCCGAACAGCACATGCCCAAACGCGTCGCGATCGCAGCGGATTTCACGCGCACGTCGGAGTTTTCCGCGCTGCTTGATATGCTGAAAATGATATCTGCCGACCTGGTGGTCTATGGAGAAGGAGCGGCTGCAACGTCAAGTACGCTGTTCAGGCTTGATGATCACGCAGCGGCAGTGCGGCTGGTTGCAGTATTGTCTGCGGGCCTTGGCGCGGCAAGACAGCCGCCGCCACGGATACAGGCGGCCCCCACGCCACCTGCACTGGGCGGGCCGCCACAAAACAGGTTGCTCCTGATCGGTGCCTCGACCGGCGGCATCACCGCATTGGAGACGATTCTATCTGCATTTCCCGAAGATTGTCCCCCGACATTGGTGGTTCAGCATATTCGCCCCGGTTTTGCGGAGGGGCTGATTCGTCGCCTGAACGAAACGGTGCGCCCCAACGTGGTTGCGGCCGGACATGGCGTGCCGCTGCGCAAGGGCTGTGTGCATATCGCGGCGGGAAATGACCGCCATCTTGGTGTCGTTCAGCGTGGCGGGTTCATGACACGGCTTATTGATGGGAACGCTGTTTCCGGGCACTGCCCGTCGGTGGATGTCCTGTTTGAACATGGCGCAATGCTGGCAGGTGACGTGGCAATCAGCGCCGCAATTCTAACCGGAATGGGGGCTGATGGCGCAGCAGGCATGCGCAGTTTGCGCGCGGCCGGGGCTTATACGGTGGCTCAGGACAAAGGCAGCTCCGTGGTCTGGGGCATGCCGCGCGTTGCTGTTGAACTGGGAGGGGTGGTAGATGTGCTTCCCCTCGCGTTTATCGGCAAGGCCCTGTTGCGTGATCATTCGCGGGCGGCTTACCGGCAAGGAAGGGCGTTGTCATGA
- a CDS encoding STAS domain-containing protein yields the protein MPELKLPEVLDQRGAQIMATQLLDRLEQDVVLDATDVRRLGGAGLEMLISAQRQWQEDCKQFEIRNWSPAILKVLEVLGLDPQSLRVEVQK from the coding sequence ATGCCAGAATTGAAACTGCCGGAAGTCCTCGATCAGCGCGGCGCGCAGATCATGGCCACGCAACTTCTGGACAGGCTGGAACAGGACGTTGTGCTTGATGCAACAGATGTCAGGCGCCTTGGCGGGGCCGGTCTGGAAATGCTGATTTCCGCGCAGCGCCAATGGCAAGAAGACTGCAAGCAATTTGAAATAAGAAACTGGTCACCTGCAATATTAAAGGTTCTGGAAGTTCTGGGTCTTGACCCACAATCATTAAGAGTGGAGGTCCAAAAATGA
- a CDS encoding response regulator, whose protein sequence is MTARILAVDDSPTIRGLVADVLRKAGFEVFLASDGVEGVGTLPDADPDLIITDINMPKMDGFGLIETVRATGSYSSIPILVLTTESSAELKTRARNAGATGWIVKPFDDERLLAVIDRVLGR, encoded by the coding sequence ATGACCGCGCGTATTCTGGCTGTTGACGATTCCCCCACAATACGCGGCCTTGTCGCAGATGTTCTGCGCAAGGCAGGATTCGAGGTTTTTCTTGCGTCAGACGGGGTAGAAGGCGTGGGAACCCTGCCCGACGCCGATCCGGACCTTATAATAACCGACATCAACATGCCAAAGATGGACGGGTTCGGCCTGATTGAAACGGTGCGTGCCACCGGCAGCTATTCAAGCATCCCGATATTGGTCCTGACGACAGAAAGCAGCGCCGAACTGAAGACACGCGCACGCAATGCAGGGGCAACCGGCTGGATTGTCAAACCCTTCGATGACGAGCGCTTGCTTGCGGTTATCGACCGCGTATTGGGGAGGTAA
- a CDS encoding chemotaxis protein CheA, with translation MPDMDQFLEMFFVECDELLESLATGLRAMEAPEHEKETVHSVFRAVHSMKGAAAAFGLNDLVTFAHRFETVLDLLRSDRLIADEDVMTVLHRASDLLADLVSAARQSRGADQARISELLEELDRLIGDDGDDGNGSDLAMEFVPLTLDFAPLGANPATTTYKIIMAPDPELYRTGNDPAALITALAQLGDASVTLNASNVPKLSIWSQDEARLKWEIDLSTAASVADIHQVFEFVVDCCQLEITQQVDDTPKEAAPDVTEQPEKTTQPTPDAEAISHKVGDGRNAVSPSGGTAGHIAQSTGQTATIRVSLDRVDKLMNMIGELVIKEAMLYQVIETAGFTEEPDVVTALEGIRQLAGDIQESVMSIRAQPLKLVFQRMHRILREAAEATGKKVRLESIGENTEVDKTMIERLIDPLTHMIRNSIDHGLEDALTRQRRGKPHEGTITLSAAHRSGRVQIEVSDDGGGINRERVRQIAEERGLIPHGATLSPNEVDSLLFLPGFSSKEEVSALSGRGVGLDVVRREIMSLGGRVMIQSKEGHGTTFSIALPLTLAVLEGMLIQLRDQTMVLPITAVQETLRPTSATLHGIGKHGRVLSNRGELIPIIDLACAFGLRDTPAALDGGVLIVVETDTHKRAALHVDGIFDQRQVVIKSLEENYGRVPGVSAATILGDGKIALIIDPEEIVLSSLSEHGRSAMAFAANG, from the coding sequence ATGCCCGATATGGATCAGTTCCTGGAAATGTTTTTTGTCGAATGCGACGAATTGCTCGAAAGTCTGGCAACCGGCTTGCGGGCGATGGAAGCGCCGGAGCACGAGAAAGAAACCGTTCATTCGGTATTCAGAGCTGTGCACTCGATGAAAGGCGCGGCGGCTGCATTCGGTCTGAACGATCTGGTTACATTTGCCCATCGGTTCGAGACGGTCCTCGACTTGCTGCGGTCTGACAGGTTGATTGCAGACGAAGACGTGATGACCGTGCTACATCGCGCGTCCGACCTGCTGGCAGATCTTGTCTCCGCCGCGCGCCAGTCACGCGGCGCGGATCAGGCGCGTATTTCAGAGCTTCTTGAAGAACTCGACCGCTTGATCGGCGATGACGGCGACGATGGGAATGGCAGTGATCTTGCGATGGAATTCGTCCCGCTGACACTGGATTTCGCGCCGCTGGGCGCCAACCCGGCCACTACGACCTACAAGATCATCATGGCGCCCGACCCCGAATTGTACCGCACAGGCAATGATCCGGCAGCCCTTATCACCGCGCTCGCGCAGCTTGGCGACGCGTCGGTCACATTGAACGCAAGCAATGTTCCGAAACTATCCATCTGGTCGCAAGATGAGGCGCGATTGAAATGGGAGATCGACCTGAGCACCGCAGCGTCAGTCGCTGACATCCATCAAGTCTTTGAATTCGTTGTGGACTGCTGCCAACTGGAAATCACCCAACAGGTGGATGACACGCCGAAGGAAGCCGCGCCCGACGTCACTGAACAACCGGAAAAGACAACGCAACCCACGCCGGACGCGGAAGCGATTTCGCATAAGGTCGGGGACGGCCGCAACGCGGTATCCCCCTCCGGTGGCACCGCCGGGCATATCGCACAATCCACCGGGCAGACCGCGACGATCAGGGTCAGTCTGGACCGGGTTGACAAGTTGATGAACATGATTGGCGAATTGGTCATCAAGGAAGCCATGCTCTATCAGGTAATAGAGACCGCAGGGTTCACCGAAGAACCCGATGTCGTGACAGCCTTGGAAGGCATACGCCAACTTGCGGGCGACATTCAGGAAAGCGTCATGTCTATTCGGGCACAACCATTGAAACTGGTGTTCCAACGGATGCATCGCATATTGCGCGAAGCGGCGGAAGCGACCGGAAAGAAAGTTCGCCTCGAATCGATCGGCGAAAACACCGAAGTCGACAAGACAATGATCGAACGGCTGATCGACCCCTTGACCCATATGATCAGGAATTCAATTGATCATGGTCTGGAAGATGCGCTCACGCGTCAACGCCGTGGAAAGCCTCATGAAGGGACAATCACGCTCAGCGCAGCGCACCGGTCTGGCCGCGTTCAGATCGAAGTCTCTGATGATGGGGGTGGTATCAACCGTGAACGCGTCCGCCAGATAGCAGAGGAACGCGGGCTAATCCCCCACGGTGCCACCCTTTCCCCGAACGAAGTCGATTCGCTTCTTTTCCTGCCTGGGTTTTCCTCCAAGGAAGAAGTATCTGCGCTATCGGGGCGCGGTGTCGGCCTTGATGTGGTGCGTCGTGAAATAATGTCGCTGGGCGGCCGCGTCATGATCCAGTCCAAAGAAGGGCACGGAACAACATTTTCCATTGCCTTGCCACTGACACTGGCAGTGCTGGAAGGAATGCTCATCCAGTTGCGGGACCAGACCATGGTTCTGCCCATCACCGCAGTTCAGGAAACCTTGCGGCCGACATCTGCAACGCTTCACGGCATCGGAAAGCATGGCAGGGTACTGTCCAACAGGGGCGAGTTGATCCCGATCATAGATCTTGCATGCGCCTTCGGGCTTCGCGATACACCTGCAGCACTTGATGGTGGCGTCCTTATTGTCGTCGAGACGGACACCCACAAGCGTGCAGCCCTGCATGTCGACGGTATATTTGACCAGCGTCAGGTCGTCATTAAAAGCTTGGAAGAAAACTATGGGCGCGTGCCTGGTGTTTCCGCAGCAACCATCCTGGGAGACGGAAAAATTGCCCTGATTATAGACCCTGAAGAAATCGTCCTTTCCTCATTGTCCGAGCATGGTCGCTCTGCAATGGCCTTCGCAGCAAACGGGTGA